Within the Aspergillus luchuensis IFO 4308 DNA, chromosome 5, nearly complete sequence genome, the region ACTCCACTTCAACCTCCCTGTCAGTTGGTCTCTGCATCAAATGGCATTGACTGCGGAATTTACGAATACAAAGTTCGAAGCCAGAACAGATGGCTATCTCGCGGATTCCAGTGGGGATATCAAGGCCATCGTCGAGGTTAAGCCTATGCTAAGACAGACGAAGGAGCCCCAAATTGGCATCCAAGAGAGTCACCAAATGGTGGCTGGGCTATTAATGGACTACAAATCATCTTTACCTGCACGCCGAAATAAGCCGTAAGTGACGAATGTTGGTTGCGAGGTGTTGCCTTCTATTCACTGACTCCCCTTATAAACAGCCGCATTATAATATCACAAGATAGACAGGAGATCTATATCTCCGTGGCCAAATACGACGATAATTACATTGCCTATCTTCAAACTAGAAATAATCAAAGTAACCCATTCATGACCATGCATCAGTTTGGCCCTTGGAATACTCATAGCGCCGCTGCCATGCGGGAATTAGGTCCGATTCTTCTAGCTATCAGCCTTCGTGCGCGAGAATACTAGCCAGGTGGACGCATTTACATCCGGTCCTCTTTTCATGTCATGTACTTACTGAAGCCTTTGTGTCGGTTATTTGTTCTTGCTTCTCTACTCTGTATAGGAATGTGTGGCTGTATCCGTGTATTATGGGACGTTCTTCGTCTGCTTCTGTTATTGAACTTATTTGTTTATTCATGCTCATTAAGGCCACTATACCTACATAGCCAAGCAAgcatataatataatgaatGGTGTACTGACTTGTAGTGTATCACGTTGGATATATATCGTTTGGCTGTATTACTAAAGTACGGAAAGAAGCCTGGCAATCAACGAAGAGAGGAGTCACTAGAGACATTTGTGACAGAGCCTTGGTGGTCAGTAACCTTTACGTTTGCCCGTTCATCTACAACCAATCAGCATTGAATAGAACTTCGGGGTAACAGTTGTTAAACATTATCCAGCCATTCCTCTCTATTCTTTCCCATCAGATTTGATGGAATGCCGGTCGATTGAAAGAAACACAGCATTTGACTTTgagatccagaagctcaTTCAAAGCGCACACATATGTAAGCCACCTAGGACAGGGTATCTGAAAGATAAAGTGCAATCTCTCACAGCACAGAAGCATGGCTGAAGGAGGTTGAGCCCACCGACCGTGACTTATATTGCGCAGCGCATCGTACATACCATCAAGAGTCACGGCCAGAGGCCCATCAGGCGCACTTGAACCCAATAGACCTTCCAGACAATTTCCTCACTGATCGTATGAACGTCCTGACCATCCTCCTATCCCTCGATCTGAGACAACGATGTGAAAAGATCGCACAGTTCTTGGCGTGCTTCATAATCCGGCTTCCCAATCAGCGACATGTCCAGGAAACTTTTAACTTTGAGTGTTTGAACAAGCAATTTACTGCCTGCCCCCCAAGCAAACTGTCAAATGCCATGACACGTTTGATTCAACATTTAGACCTGGATTAGAGGACAGCAATGAATTCATTCCCTGGCTATACCCAGCTAGAATTATGAACATATTATGCTCAAACCGTGGGTTTGTCATAGCACCCACTAGCTCTCCCACTACTTCTTTCATTCAATGATCGATCGTGTCAACGAGGAGATGAACTTTGTCTATGAGTAAGACCTTCCCCAAGGCCCGGTCAAATAGGTCAAGGACCTTAAGCCCTGTGTCGCCTGGATACTCCCCAACGAGATCGGAGACAGAGTATTCTATAACTTCAGGGGTAGCGAAAAATCTCATGTGATGAAATATTTCGCCCATTCGCCGTGCAGTCGAAGCTTTACCAGTACCTGTAGGCTATTTACACCTGACGTGGTCTTCATGATGCAGATTGCATACCTCGTGCTCCTCGGAAAATATAAATGAGCGGGATTTGTTCTCTGAAGTCGAGGTTCCCTATGATAGTTGGATTGGCGATTCGTATGTCGTCTAATAGCTGTTCAACAAAGGAGCCGCAGCCTGTTACACTGGAGAAAAGCTTTCGGTattcctcttccacatcgAGAACCCGGTTCCAGACTTTGGAGAAGTCTTCCGCAGTCAAAATTGTTGGATCCATACTGGAGTCGGACAGATAGCGTCTTTGGCAAGATAACTGTGCATTTTCCACAATTTGCTCAACGTGACGAGCGTTGGCAAAGCGAGGGGATACCAAGGCGTGTCGTATCATCTCTATTGCTACCTCGCTTGCCTCAGGAAAGCAGGAAACCCGAACCTCTTTCATGTGAAAATTCATAATCTGATCCAGATGCGCTAAGGAATATTCTTTGAACCGAAACGAAGATTACATTGGAAATGTGCTAGGCAGACCGGGATTGACATGACGAAACATCTCTCTTAGTTCATACTCATAATCAACGAGCAGAATACACTGATATGATGTCCGACTTTCCGAGACACAGTTTACTAAGGTGTCAATAGCTGCTTTGTGGAGCGGATTCGGGTTCTTCCCTCCGCCCCACAGGGCATAGGCATCGTCATTGATCAGGACATTCCCTTCGGCTTCATGAATGGCGTTTTGAACCCGTTCCGCCGTCTCTCCGATATCCTTACCGATCAGCCCGGACTCAGCTTTGCGGATtactgcatcatcaacatccattAGCACAtattttgctttcttcttgaggGCAGTGGATATGGGTTGTTAGGTGCTTACTATCGTCTCTAGGTAGCAATCCTAAGTCGTTTAAGATGCGGCCATATAGGGTGGCAAACGTAGTTTTACCGGTCCCTAGGGGGCCCATGAGGGTCTCATTCAATGAAATGGTTCGAATGGGTTGACCGATGCTCATTCGCTGAGCCTTCATCTTTGCCTGTCTGTGCAACTGGCGTACTCGCTCCGTCACATTATCCAGGCCGACCATTTTCTGCAATGATTTCAACGCCTCACTGTCCTGTAAGGGGTCTAGTTGGGATGAAgcctcttcaacttcagGTTCCTCGTCTGTTTGGCCGTCGTCTAGGTCAACGTTTTTTGTAAATATCTTATTGACAATGAAGCCTCCTGCCACCAATCTGCTACAGTCTGCCGACTTAAATGCAGCACGAGGTCTTCAATGTTGttgggatggatgcaatCCAGTAACTTTTTTGGGTCTTCCTTAATCAGCATGAGTCTCTTTGTAGATTGCGGTAGAATAGCCAGTAAGCATGCTTCGTCGATTTCATTTGCTCCTTGCACCACTTCAATATCGGCTTCCAAGCACGATATGTCTGGCAGGCAGGATGGGATGTTCTGTGCACCAAAGAGGAATATCCGTGCATCCAAAGTTGATGAGCTGCGCATGGCATGTTCGCTGATCTTGTGCGCTAAATTTCGTTGACACGTATCGTGGACTTTCAACCACAAGGCCAATCTCTCTGTGTAATGATCCCGAATGTTAGATCTCCACTCTATCAATTGTTTCCTACGTGATACCTGGGCTTGTTCTCAGATTTCCAGATATTGCGAGGGAACTGTGTATGTCAGGTCTCCAGGCCTTTTCCCGAGACCTAATCCTCCAAAGCAGTCATTTGTGGTTCGTTCTTGTTCTGGTAATGAAGCTCCAAGTCAAGCTTACTCTCGATACTGATTTCCGAAAATGCATGGAAAAACCGAGAATTTCCCACGGAATGTTTCAGATAGTCCATAATTTCGGGGGTGGCGCGATGTGGGTCTCTGATAACTTCAATTGCACGCGAAAAGTCCCGCTTGATTGTTTGGCACTGAATTCTGAGGCTATCGATCTGGTGGCGAGCGACTAAATTCGGGTCTTTATCGCTACCCGGGCTAATCGTCCAGAATTGGGTCGGGTCACATCCCATTTGCGGCGATAGTACTGCAATATCCTTCTTGGGAACCTGCATACTTTGCAGCTGTATTGCACTCTTCCTCAGCTCCTCAGAAGGGCTAATCAATAGGATTTTTTGCTTGGTATATTTGTGAAAAGCCGTGATGAAAACTCGCAGAGAAGGAATGTTTTGTCGCCTGTCCATTTCCGGGGGTAAGCTCACGTCTTGTTCAATAATTGACGTCTGGTACCACTTTCCTTGTGTAGTTCTTCTTCAAACAGACACACTTTCCTGTCGAAAGCCGGTGCCCAATAGAATGAGTGTTGACAATAGAGTAGAGTCTCGAGCAATGATTAGGAAAGAAGGCTTTGGGGGCTCACAATCGCCAATATAATCACTACGTCACGGTTGACTGAACAAGAGGGAAGAGCTCGCAAGAAAAGCATTTAAACCCTCCTTGCTTCCAGCCCGCTCTAGTTATGGGGCTCGTGCAGGCCTAATTCGCTGATTTCTCGGCTAGTGCTTACCTGCCACTCTATTCTGAGCTttgccccccccccccagtTATCTGAGCATCCTTTACTTCTACGTCCAAACGGCAGTCGGGGGAGAATGATCCTAAATAGGACGGCTTCAGGGGGTGAGAGCATTTATTCCGGCTGTTCAGTCAAATGTAGGGAGAAAAGATACCACCGTTTCATACTGAAAGTACTCATCTGGGCTTTACGTTGAAGGAACAGTCTCCCAAtcaacacaacaacaccttAGACCAGAATCTTATCAAATtacttctttgcttcttcattaATTGCCAGCAATGTATTTGGCTCGTGGCCTACACTGCCACTTGAGATAGCATTGaagggtggaggagtggggCAATGATTAGTGGCCATCGGGCGGAAACTAGAACCACTTCTCAGTCGGTTCACTGTCTGTATATTCTATCATCCAGAGCCCTAGTTTATATGAGATACATAGTAATTAGCAGATAAAGTGATGCCTCTGTacattttaatatatatctcataTATGACTATAGGGCCCACAAATTCTTTTTGTCCGATGGCCGCATATCACGGCCGTAGTATGGGGTAAATTGCTTTCCCTCATCAATGAGCACGGACACCTGGGTGACCCGCATACTCTTTCTAATAGAGAAGGTGAGAAGGCTTAGCTATGCATATACAGATACCATGTGGAGGCACAAtcgggcagcagcagagatgTTGGCCCAATCCCTGACCGACTGGGAGACAATGGGAAAGGTAAGTTCGGTTAACGGGACTTTTTGGAAATTTTGTGTTGGAGCTGATGCGTCAATCAAAAAAAGTTCTCCGAAAAGATACAACAGGCAAAAATATAAAGGCTCCCTGTCAGCCCCGCACAGTCTTTGCTTTCTTGAGAAATAGTGGACAAACAAGCGTGTGCTCAAACCCGTTCAGTGTGATCCAAGGCCCATTATGATGAAACCTAAAAATCTGACCTAGGTTTTCCGCCACTCGTCGCCCCCCTACAAGAAGTATTCTAACAATCCGATCCAGATGTTTGTtgacctcccctcccaagcATTCTTTGAGGGCGCGGTTCACCCTGCCCGCGGCTTTGCTGAGTAGATTCGCTCTGACCTGCGCCATTTTCGTCATTGCGATACTTCCAAAGGCATTTGCCTCTTTCACAAAGGTGTCAATAACTCTGGCCTGTCGAAGGCGGGCAGACTCGGGATAGCCCGAGAATGCGCCGCCATATACACGCTTAACGCAGGCAAGCAAGGGCCGTTGCTTGATCTTTATCTTCTTGTACTGAAATTCCAGTCGCTTGGTTTCCTTGTGCCGGTAGAAGAATGGACATGACACTTTCTGCGCTTCGCCGATGGTTTGGGAGAGTAAAGATGGTGGCATTCTGGGAGATACGCGCATGCCATGATTGATTCTTGCGATTTATTAGACAGAATGGCAGCCAAATCGAATGCAACGAATTGGGGAATTCACTCACCTTTTCAGCCCAGACTCGAATATTAGAGGCCCAAACATGAACGACAGATGGAAGTTTCCAGCGGGGGCTAGGTTTCCTTTGAGCATCAGTGCCCAAGTACGCAGAAATTGGGATATGGATCCCTTCGTCTCTGCTTCCTTGAGTATTTTCATGGCCAGTCTTTCTCGCCAGGAGAACTTAGAAGCGGCTGGAAGATTTGTATcctgtttctgcttcttccccgtgTAATTTCCCTTTGCGTggtccttttccctcctcccactttCATCCTCTATCCCACtttcatcttccctctcactTTCGTCTTCACTCTCGCTCTCGTCTTCACTCTCGCTCTCGTCTTCCTTGGCGCTCTCGTCTTCTAATATCTCATGTTCATTCATATTTATGTACTTGTTCAGTTGAGCCCGTAGCTCTATGATAGCTATACGTGCAAATATTTTCATGTTAGTAATAAGCCAGGGGTATTGTCAGAGAATACTCAATGCTGACCAGGAATATCTGGATCCTCATAGTGTACCAGGCGGAGATGGTGGCCTGGCTGACAGACCTCAACTCTGTTCTTACATGGCGCACAAAAATACCGAAGACGTGGCGTGGAGTTCATGGAGGCTGTGTCGAACCTGCGTTCCTGCCACTCATGCTTGGTATACTCATACTCGTACCGGATGTAAGGCTCGCAGTCATGCATACACTCGTAGTAAACCTTCGATTGGATGAGTTGACCGCATGCACTACACGAGATTCCGTAGAGCCTTGGTCTCATTACTCTGGTGGTATTTGCGTCGTTCGTTATGGCACACTTGACTGAGAGTAGCTGGTGAGATGGTTGTTGTGAAGAGCAGGGGAGCCTTCGTTTACCTACCATTGGGGAGGTTTGGTTGCATATTTAGGTAGTCTTGAGATAGTTGAGTAGGTTCGTAAAGAATGTCAATATCCAGAAGGCCTTCTTGGTTAGGGTGCGTTTCCATAAATGTTGCTACACTCTCACTCACTTGAGGACTGCAGGATAAGGCGTGCATAGCGGTGATCATTGCTCTCCGGCTCATTCAGGTGCTCTGTTGTATGTTAAAGGTTGGCATGTGACACTGGGTTCATACTACTCACCTTGGGCTCTTTGCAAGGTCTCGTGGTAGAGGCTTGAACCAGCGGCTTTGTCGAAGTTGGGTTGACTACCAACTGCAAGAACGGTCACACCTAAAGCGGTATAGGTACGTCAGGAACCGCGGTACTTACCCCAGATATTGAACATCTTCTCGAAGTTATCACATTCCAATCTGGGAGGGACATGAGGTTGATAAGCGGCCTTTTTCATCTCGCAGTAGAATCTGATCATGTTCTGAACTTCATCCCGTACAGCAACCCAATAAAGCCTCCTGAGTTCTTTTACGATGGTTTTGGGTGTTGCAGGAATTCCGTGTTTCGTATTTCGTTTCTGAGGGGCACCCTCCATTCTGCTACAGGTGAAGTGGTATAGTGGATCTGTGTCggcagagaagaagggcgcTGAAGAGTCTGTTGGATTGTTCTTGAGGTTTGGATTTGCGTGCTCACAGGTCATGAGGGCCCCATTACCGGTAAACATGATGGGACCGCTATATAGCATCACATAAAAGACTGGAAGCAAGTGTCGACGGGTGCAGAACCACCCCTAAACTTGGGCTTGGGTAGGCAGCTTTCGGCCATTTCGAGACAGCTTCGGGGAATCGTAATCAAACGAGGCATCCAATATCGACCGATTCAGTGTCTATTGATTTGTTGTGTATATGTGGGTCCGGCTGTTGGCGACCCGACCTCAACCAGCCACCCACTCGGGCTGCACGCTGGCTGCGGAATCAGACCCGCTCAATGTGGACAGCGTTTGGTTATACCAAGTTGGTGGGGCGTGGGCATCCATACATCTTTGGGCTAAGATACTTCAGATTTGGACTGCCCAAACTTCCCAAGAGGTTTCGAAGGGCTTCGTTGACACTAGACTCAGACGTACACGTACTGTTATAAGGCTGTTGCAAGGCTTCCGATTGTGCAATGAGTTGGCAGTACAAGGTTGAATAGGTTAGGAAACAGTGGGTTTCACTTTTAACCCTCACCCTGTCTGCCCACGGGGTATAGTTTTTCTTATACCAGCGGGTCAGTCTTATTTATACTCCGCGCACCTACAATGACTTTGACACGGACAAGCAAGCGTACTTCTCAATCGCAAACGCCTCAACCATGACAAGAAGAGATACACCGAAAGACGGGAAGGCTGGAAATGCCCTCAGAAGATTCGGAGCGAAACTCTTGTTAACCAAGCGCCCGGTTGTTAAGACAGCCAGAGTGGCTGCTACATCCAGCGCGGGGATACAGAGCTCGAGCAGTGCTCCCTCTTCCCAGCACTTGACCGGTACATCAAGGGCTGCCGCGGAGGCTTCGAATTTTCTGGAAACAGTTCTCGCAACTGCCGACCGTGGGTACTCCTTCAGATGATCACATGTTAGCCTGGTTAAAAGCTCAATCAGCGGCTGACTCCGTTCAACAGCAATGACCTTCACACAAGAATGCATCTCGGATGAATACCGTATCAAGCTTGAAAAGCTACCAATTCACAAAGTCGAGAAAACGGACAACGCGGAACCATTTCAAACGTATGATATGTGATACCTTTCGCAGCAGCTCATCAGCTAATCCGCCATACTGTAGGACTGACGACACATGGCGACTTATTGAACTAGCAGCCGAGAAGTCAGTTAATGCTTACTTTGAATCACCCGAATTGCCTCCCGACTCCCCGGTCTTTGAGCTGACGCCCAGGGGAGACTCAAAGAGAATTCTCGGGACTGTAGTGGACTCTGTGCTAGTTGTGGCAGTTCGCGGATCAACCAGCGTAATGGACTGGATGGTGAATGGAAATGGCGAGCCAATAACCCCTTCCCAGGTAGAACGATCATCCTCCATGCGCTAGATTCAAGATTGTATCCTCACGCTGACTTTTCCGCCAGAGCATTGGAGAACCAGAAGCCGGATATCATAAGGGGTATCTCGCTGTTGCCGAAGCGATGCAAGCGCGACTTGCCGAAGAAGTTCGTGCGGCAGTGGGGGCACCAGGAGATATGGATCTCCTTTTCACGGGCCattctgctggtggtgggatggCACAGCTGTTCTATGCCATGGCAGCCTCAAAGTCATCGAGCCGTACCATCGCAACCGTAGTACCTAGTGAGCCTCTGATTACCCTCAGTTCCTGCAAATCTCTCGCAAAGCACCTTGCTAACATTTCAAACTCTATGAACAGATTTCCGACGGGTTCATTGCATTGTATTTGGCACCCCACCGATCGCTACTATCCCCATCCGCCCGCCAAGCCGCGACCCATTCCAGTCAGGAATATTCCTGAGCATAATAAACGAAGGAGACCCCGTTCCACTGCTCCAGCAGGGCTACTTGTCCTGATAGAGGTCTTCGTCCGAAGCCCAAGAGAGCTGAAAGCGAGGTACCCGGATGGGTTCAAAGTTCCAGACCCCGTCGTACGCATCAGCGGACCTTGTGTTGTTCTCCGCGATACTGACCCTACTAATGTTGAGTCATGTGTATTCGATGCTGTGAAGATACCGGAAGCGATGCTTGAACGCAAATTGTTCGGGAATGTGAGCGCACATAACAAAGATGACTACTTGAAGAGATGTCGGAACCTGAGGAGCATAGCGGTTTCTCAGGACCACGTGCGTTCTTATATCCtgggaggcggggagggtggaaAGGGTGGTTTGACAGGAGTACGACAGGTACACCGTGGGGTTCCCAAAAACGAATTCAGCAGTTGGGCAAATTAGCTTTCCAATTGAACAATTTGACTCAAGGTTTTTATCCTTTCCGCATTTCCGAGGACACAAGCTTGTGACACCAACATGTGCCAtgccctcttcctcctctgcaaCTCCCAGCCTTCAAGCCCCTCGAAGCTACATGCGGGTTTAGGTGTTCTGTTGAAGGCGATCGGCACATCCTTGTCTGTTGTACGAGCTTGATTATAATGCCGCTGCCTCACGAGCCCCCAGGTCGTGCGAAAACGGCTACATAACCATGGTGACAACGTTGTACACGATCCATTCATTTGCGAGATTGACTCCAAATCTAGTCCTAGCCTTGGCGCCACAGGAAGGGGTGTAGCGTGTGTCCTTATCTCTCGGTATCTCTCCAGTCCCGGTAGCCATGAGAAGACTTAGCGATCTGGTTTCCGCGGGCGCTCTTCATTGCCCGGTCTCAATGATCATGCTAGGACAAGTGAAGTAGAACTTCTAGAGTCCTGAAGTAAATAGGAACTATTCAACTCTCGCCGCTATCTCACTAGATGGGAGATTAGGTATCCATGGAATTCCTTAATCTGCTGGAAGAAGCCATGTAAGAGCTACAATAGCGTTGGTGAGACCAGTGCTTTTAGCACTTTCCGGTCTATGGGTTCGATTGTAGTTGCCGTTGAACATGATGCAAGGGTTGAGCGCGTACAGTTGGTCGTGTGTGGTAAGCAATTCATACTGCTCATGCCAAGGGGTTGAAGCAAGCACCGGACAAAACCGGAAACTTTTGCAGGAGTCTAATTTCTGAAATTACTCTGTAGTCTAAGGCCCTGGACGCCGCCTCCTCATCTTTCGAATAAACTCTCATAACTGTTTTTGCTATTATGTATACGATAATATTACTGGTGTATAGTAATAACGGTGATACAGGTATCCAATTAGGGTAGTTTAGTAAATTCTGTAAGTAAGACTGAGCATTTTTGAGAATATGTATTGATCTCATAAtacaatataaatataataagacaTCTAGAAGAGAGCAGAATCTTTCGAGCACTAGATTCAGTCATTAATTGTGTTTGAGATAACTAGAAGTTTCTCGTTAAATACCATCGAGTATTAAAATTggtaagaaaaatatagagTTTGATAggatttctaataataatgattttcaatgaaatataatatgtCCAACTAGTTTTTAAACCCATTACACTCATAATCGATCAGATATATAATTGATCAAGTGGTTCGAGGGATATGCCAGAAGGAGGAAACAGAGACTGAGAGAGAATCATGAAGTGGCTTCAGGTCTCGTGACAACCGCCATTCACATCTTGCTGGTAGCAAGCGCTAAGATTACCATATGATAATTGACTATATCGTGGCCATCATGTAACCATCCAGATTCTTAAATGTGCCCAAGATGTTACCCCGGGCCAAAGTGTGGGTCATCAGATTAGCCAAGTTTGATCCACTGGCACAGCCACCAGGCTGGCGCGGCCCTCCAGGCTCCAGGGCTGCCTGAGATGGTCCCTCGAGACATTTTCCCATCCAAACCAGCTCCATGTTCAACTCGATAGCAGTGCCACAGAACAATCCCGCATCAATGGCAATCAGCAGGCTGGACCAGCGTAAGGCCTCGCGTCGGTCACACCAGAAGTCGCGGTCAGGCTGCCGCAACTGCAAAAGACGACACATTAAGGTTTTCCGCCCCACCTCCCGATCCTGTATGGTTATCTGAAGAAGCGCAATGTTAACGGCCAATTCAGTGCGATGAATTACGACCACAATGCTCTAATTGCATGAACCACTCAGTCAATTGTGATTACTCTGCTTCAACCGGGATAGACAGGCAATCGCTATCAGCAAGAGCCTCCCGGTCTACATTACCAGCAAAGCCGGACCGCCTCATCAACTGGATCTTCGTCCCATCTCTCTATCAAAGCCCACCGAAAACCCCAAGTCCTGACTCTATTGCCAGATCAGTTACCCCAACTTCAACTAGCGCTCAATATTCcccgtcttcatcctccagtcGGTCAACTCCCTCGCCATCCTCTTTCCAACCCATCCCCGCCCCTACAACATTTGACTTTCATGACTtcaccctccaccaccactacctaACCTCAACCTGTTACACACTCGCCGAAGATGACGGCAGTTTTCACTTCTGGCGTGATGAAGTCCCCAAAATGGCAATCTCGCATCCCTTCATCCTACATCTGATCCTGGCGCTAGCTGGGCTGCACAAGGCCAGGGTCGACACAGTCGACACCGACAACACATTTTCGAATCCCGGAGCAAATGATTCCTGGCTAGTAAACAGAGCAGAGCATCACTCTGCAAAAGGGCTAAGTGAACTATTGTCTCTTCTCGCTCATGTTAGCCCCAACAACATTGCGGCAGTGTGGGCGGGGGCCACCATTTTGTGTTTTCTGCCTATGGCTCGGGGTCCGCGACCGGGTGACTATTTGTTCTTTTCGATTGGCACTGATCATGAAAGCATGGTACAGTGGCCTTCTTTGGTGAAAGGAGTGAAAACACTTTCTGGAATGTCGGGTGATATCAAGCCTCGGGGGGACAAATGTGGCTCATCTCGAGTTGATCAAGGGGGCATGGCGTCAGGAATAAACTACCGGGGATTGTTACAGGCCTTGAGGGAGCGGATTCTTCTGCATGGCAAACAGCGCGGAGAACTGCACGCCCGGGAACTGAGCGACTGTTATATTAATGCCATTGCTATGTTGGAGCGCGTGCTCGATGAGACGCATGGGGAAAAGcaagatggggaagagaataATACTGGCAGGTTGGCGATGATTATATACGATTGGATTTGTTGCTTCGAGCCTGCACTGGATGCCTTCCAGAACAAAGACCCGGTAGCAATGATACTGCTGGCTTACTTTCTCGTGCTTATGAAATTACATGACGGAGTGTGGTTCGCTCGGGGCTGGGCGGAGCATATTATGGGGGGTATTGAGGAATGCTTGGGTCAAGATGATCGTCGGTGGCTACAATGGCCGATGAAGCAGATTGGAATGCGCAAGGATGCAGGTAGTAAATTCTAtgcagcggaagaagaataatgatATAAATCAGCCACCCCCAAATTAAGCATTGAATCAATTTGTTTCCAACACGAAAACCTCCCAATATTGGGTCTTTCCATAAAAGACGCCAGGCCTAATCATCACGGCATCAATTATACCGAGATCCGTTGTTCGCCGAATCATGCTCCGTTCCCAGCAATCCTAACTTATCTCCACAACTGTCTacctccaagtcctccaagaCTAGTGTCTGCTCACTAATCATAGGTACCGAGTTCGCCCGCATTTCAATTCTTCGCAGCAGTTGCCCCGGAtgaaaagattaaaaataataacagctggcaccatcatcgccccatccaacccaa harbors:
- a CDS encoding uncharacterized protein (COG:S;~EggNog:ENOG410PU0E); translation: MALTAEFTNTKFEARTDGYLADSSGDIKAIVEVKPMLRQTKEPQIGIQESHQMVAGLLMDYKSSLPARRNKPRIIISQDRQEIYISVAKYDDNYIAYLQTRNNQSNPFMTMHQFGPWNTHSAAAMRELGPILLAISLRAREY
- a CDS encoding uncharacterized protein (COG:O;~EggNog:ENOG410PK6V;~InterPro:IPR000641,IPR003959,IPR027417,IPR041627;~PFAM:PF00004,PF17866;~go_function: GO:0005524 - ATP binding [Evidence IEA];~go_function: GO:0016887 - ATPase activity [Evidence IEA]) codes for the protein MKEVRVSCFPEASEVAIEMIRHALVSPRFANARHVEQIVENAQLSCQRRYLSDSSMDPTILTAEDFSKVWNRVLDVEEEYRKLFSSVTGCGSFVEQLLDDIRIANPTIIGNLDFREQIPLIYIFRGARGTGKASTARRMGEIFHHMRFFATPEVIEYSVSDLVGEYPGDTGLKVLDLFDRALGKVLLIDKVHLLVDTIDH
- a CDS encoding uncharacterized protein (COG:O;~EggNog:ENOG410PK6V;~InterPro:IPR027417,IPR000641,IPR003959;~PFAM:PF00004;~go_function: GO:0005524 - ATP binding [Evidence IEA];~go_function: GO:0016887 - ATPase activity [Evidence IEA]), which translates into the protein MVGLDNVTERVRQLHRQAKMKAQRMSIGQPIRTISLNETLMGPLGTGKTTFATLYGRILNDLGLLPRDDIIRKAESGLIGKDIGETAERVQNAIHEAEGNVLINDDAYALWGGGKNPNPLHKAAIDTLVNCVSESRTSYQCILLVDYEYELREMFRHVNPGLPSTFPM
- a CDS encoding uncharacterized protein (COG:S;~EggNog:ENOG410PWRG) → MFTGNGALMTCEHANPNLKNNPTDSSAPFFSADTDPLYHFTCSRMEGAPQKRNTKHGIPATPKTIVKELRRLYWVAVRDEVQNMIRFYCEMKKAAYQPHVPPRLECDNFEKMFNIWVGSQPNFDKAAGSSLYHETLQRAQEHLNEPESNDHRYARLILQSSSLLDIDILYEPTQLSQDYLNMQPNLPNVKCAITNDANTTRVMRPRLYGISCSACGQLIQSKVYYECMHDCEPYIRYEYEYTKHEWQERRFDTASMNSTPRLRYFCAPCKNRVEVCQPGHHLRLVHYEDPDIPAIIELRAQLNKYINMNEHEILEDESAKEDESESEDESESEDESEREDESGIEDESGRREKDHAKGNYTGKKQKQDTNLPAASKFSWRERLAMKILKEAETKGSISQFLRTWALMLKGNLAPAGNFHLSFMFGPLIFESGLKRINHGMRVSPRMPPSLLSQTIGEAQKVSCPFFYRHKETKRLEFQYKKIKIKQRPLLACVKRVYGGAFSGYPESARLRQARVIDTFVKEANAFGSIAMTKMAQVRANLLSKAAGRVNRALKECLGGEVNKHLDRIVRILLVGGRRVAENLGQIFRFHHNGPWITLNGFEHTLVCPLFLKKAKTVRG
- a CDS encoding lipase family protein (COG:S;~EggNog:ENOG410PJ0X;~InterPro:IPR002921,IPR029058;~PFAM:PF01764;~go_process: GO:0006629 - lipid metabolic process [Evidence IEA]), with product MTRRDTPKDGKAGNALRRFGAKLLLTKRPVVKTARVAATSSAGIQSSSSAPSSQHLTGTSRAAAEASNFLETVLATADPMTFTQECISDEYRIKLEKLPIHKVEKTDNAEPFQTTDDTWRLIELAAEKSVNAYFESPELPPDSPVFELTPRGDSKRILGTVVDSVLVVAVRGSTSVMDWMVNGNGEPITPSQSIGEPEAGYHKGYLAVAEAMQARLAEEVRAAVGAPGDMDLLFTGHSAGGGMAQLFYAMAASKSSSRTIATVVPNFRRVHCIVFGTPPIATIPIRPPSRDPFQSGIFLSIINEGDPVPLLQQGYLS
- a CDS encoding uncharacterized protein (TransMembrane:1 (i21-41o)), with protein sequence MCRLLQLRQPDRDFWCDRREALRWSSLLIAIDAGLFCGTAIELNMELVWMGKCLEGPSQAALEPGGPRQPGGCASGSNLANLMTHTLARGNILGTFKNLDGYMMATI